The sequence below is a genomic window from Desulfatirhabdium butyrativorans DSM 18734.
TTTTGCTGGGCGGTTTCAAATTCCGGCGTATCAAGCAGCATTAGCCTTTTCTTGTTAAGGGCGTACAGTTGGCCAATTTTCTTGACCCAATCGATTGCCCACTGTTTGTGCTCGGGCCGGTCTTTGAATACGGATAGAAAGTCACGGCGCACGTGTGCCCAGCAGAAAGCAAGAAGAATTCGGTCATATTTTACGATCGCCTTATATGCACTGTAGCGATCGACCGACAGAATTCCTGTGGCTTCATCACCAAAGTGATCCATCACTACTTTGGAGCTGCGGCTGGGTTCAAGCCGGAACACAACCGTATCGCTGGTACAAAAGACCCATAAATACCATCGGGGGCCGACTTTACCCTCGATCTCGGCAAAGACCATCCAGCGGGTTTCATCCGCATGCCAGTGGCCTTGATTGATATTGCGATCAGCAATGGCCTCATACAGGGGCGTAAACAGGGGGGCGATTTTTTTGAGCCCATCCGTGACAGTGCCTGGGGATATGTTGAGATTGTGATTGACACCAAGTTCTGTCAGTATCCGGGAAAGCGGGCGCTGGAAGAGAAACTTTCCCAAAAGCAGCGTTACCCAAAAAGAGATGCCCAGAATGCCTTTTTGAATGAGCTTTGGTGGCATGGGTGCGGTGATAATCCTGGGAAGCTGCTCACAGTTGCAGGTGCGTATGTAGCGCCGTCTACGATATTTGCGACGGTAGGCTCGAACTTCAACTTCCAGAACTTCCGAATCCTGGGTCGTTCCAAGGGGACTCAGCGGCAGCCCGCAACAGGGGCAGCATTGTTGATCCGGGGCAAGTTCTACAAATTCTTCCACAACTGGAAGATTTTTGTGGCATTTGCGGCCATGCCCTTTGACACCGCGCTGCTGACCTCGTTTTCGCTTTGAGTTGGCAGGAGCGCCACTTTCTATCTGTTCCTGGTTATTGCCAGCTGTTTCAGAGTGTCGTTCGAAAAGCTGTCGTTCACGAAGCTTTAGCTTGGCTTGGAGTTCTTCGTTTTCCCGTATTAATAGCGCCTCGCGCGCCAATGCCCTTTGATGGCAGTTTCTCCAATATCCGAGCTCAGCGCGCAGGAAGTTGATCGCTGTGTTGAGCTTTTCACAGTTTTGGCAAACGGGCAAAATTGCATTAACGCCCGGAACATCAGAAGGGTCCGGGTTGAGAACTTCAACTGAACTGTGAACGTGTTGTCCGAGCATGGACATTCCATATCATAAAATATTTGGCGTGTCCCGGAAAAAATGATGGCTGCACGGAATTATTTTTATAAACGTGAAGAGGATGGGTAAGTAGAAACCAGTTTACCGAATATTTACAAATAATTTGGATTTTTTTCAAGCATATTCAATGCTAACGCACCCCTACGCCCTGAAAAATATGCATCGCGTTGATCCTTCTCTTGCAACCCCTTCCTAAAAAAGATATTTCCTTGTATGAAGGTGCCGGGCTTGTCCAACCAAACGGATAAGATTGTGGTTCGCTCCGCTCTCACAATCTATCCTTATTCGTTCGGCTATTTGCCGCTGATTTTTTCTCTTCTTGTTTTGCCCTGCGGGTTTCAATGCCCCCAGGTCTACAACTTTTTGTCCAGCCGATAGACATTTCGCTTTGAGATGGGCGACAAGAGCGTCTACGTTATAAGCATATTCGTGTGCGATGCCGTCTTTAATTTTCCAAAGTTCCTCGATGATTTCGTCAGCCATTTTCGTCTACCCCCATAAGTTCTTGTGGAGTGCAAATCTCTGGGCACACATAGCCATTTGCGGTACATACTTTTCTCACTACAGGTTTCATCTCTGCGTTGTCAATATGCCGGCAATTCCATGTCAAAAGATAGTCAACACCATGAACGGCTGCTATTGCGATATGAAGGGAGTCATCTAATGCTTTTTTCGGAAGCGCGCCTTCTTGGAGGAGAGCTTTTGATAAGGCGACGACTGCCTCGGTGATTGCCAGTAGTTGGATGTCAGACAAAGCGTTTAGCCGCCGTGATGCAGCATCAGGGTTTCCTCTTGCAGCTTCTTCGGTAACAAGACTGGAAGTGTACAGACTGAACCGACTTCTTTGAGTGTCCCACCAGTCACTGGTTATTTTCTGGCAGGCTGCGGCCAGCAAGTCGTTTGTGGGACGAGCCGTAAGATACGAAACGATTGATGTTTCAATGTAGACAGTCTTTTTCTCCATAATAATGCCCCTCAAGTTCAACCGTCATTTGTCATTTGGTTTGACCAGAATGAACCAAGTGAATACACGGTCTTCATTTTCCCTCGAATCCTTATCACGGCGAACCTTACCAGACGATAAAGTGGTAAAGTTATGCTCCATAAGAAATTCTATAAGGGCAAAACACTCCTCTATCTCTACTACTTCCTGAAAACACCCTGTGACACTTCGGACAGTAATTGCTGCTTTGTCTCGAGGAGATTCAAACGGTTAAATTTCAATATCTACAAGGTGAGAAGACAAAATTTGAGCATATTGTTGTTTCCGTTTGGCGCGGTCTTTTTCTTCTTGTTCCAAGAATACCCGTTGCATTGGCGATATAGTTTCTGTTTCATTCTCAGCAGTTGAGCCAGAGCCATTGACTTCCTCACACATCATATCAATTTTTCTGAACAGTTCTCGATAGTTTTTCTTTTTAATTTGCTTATCTGCCATGCTGCCTCCCGCCGCATTGGCGGCGCCGCAGGCGGCGCCAACGTCCCAAATCAGCGGTGCGTGCTCTTAGCGCGCATCCGATGCATTTGGTTAGTTAGACGGCGGTTAGTCCGATTCTTTTTGTTCTTAATCACATTTTCCTTTTCGTGTGCTAACATCGCTCGATATTTGCTCTAAATTTAAATTTCCTCAAGTATCCAT
It includes:
- the tnpC gene encoding IS66 family transposase; translation: MLGQHVHSSVEVLNPDPSDVPGVNAILPVCQNCEKLNTAINFLRAELGYWRNCHQRALAREALLIRENEELQAKLKLRERQLFERHSETAGNNQEQIESGAPANSKRKRGQQRGVKGHGRKCHKNLPVVEEFVELAPDQQCCPCCGLPLSPLGTTQDSEVLEVEVRAYRRKYRRRRYIRTCNCEQLPRIITAPMPPKLIQKGILGISFWVTLLLGKFLFQRPLSRILTELGVNHNLNISPGTVTDGLKKIAPLFTPLYEAIADRNINQGHWHADETRWMVFAEIEGKVGPRWYLWVFCTSDTVVFRLEPSRSSKVVMDHFGDEATGILSVDRYSAYKAIVKYDRILLAFCWAHVRRDFLSVFKDRPEHKQWAIDWVKKIGQLYALNKKRLMLLDTPEFETAQQNLQQAVDKMAICCDQQLDQPKLYTACRKVLESLKRHWSGLVLFVAHPQVPMDNNRAERQLRTPVVGRKNYYGAGALWSANLTAMLFSLFQTLDLWNINPRLWLSQYLLACAKNQCSPPADAKNFLPWNMAPEKLDQLRISEPIDTS
- a CDS encoding type II toxin-antitoxin system VapC family toxin, producing MEKKTVYIETSIVSYLTARPTNDLLAAACQKITSDWWDTQRSRFSLYTSSLVTEEAARGNPDAASRRLNALSDIQLLAITEAVVALSKALLQEGALPKKALDDSLHIAIAAVHGVDYLLTWNCRHIDNAEMKPVVRKVCTANGYVCPEICTPQELMGVDENG